The genomic interval GATGGCCCTCTCGGTGGAACTCATCCGGCCCGACACGCCGTTTCCGGAGGCCTTCGCCACCGACGCCGACGAGCCGTTGGTCCGCACGCTCGCCGAGGCGAGCGGCGGGTCGGTCCGCCCGTTCGGCGCCGCGACGGAGGCTTCGTACTTCGCTCAGCGGGCACCGACCGTCGTCTTCGGCCCGGGCGAGTTGAGCGACGACGCCGGCGCGGTCGCCCACTCGAACCGGGAGTACGTCCGGCTCTCGGAGGTCCGGACGGCCGCCCGGGCGGTCCGTGAGACCGTCGAGCGGCTACTGTAGATACGCCATCGCGTCCTCGTCGCTGACCTGCCCGAAGTCCCTGTAGTACTGTCCGACCGCTCGAAAGCCCGGCGGCTGTTCCAGCGCGACGACCGCGTCGGCGACCGACTCCAGGGCCGCAACGGTGTCCGGTGAACCGACCGGGACGGCGACGACGACGCTGCCGGCGCCGCCGTCGACGACACGCCGGAGACAGGCCCGCATCGTCGCGCCGGTCGCCAGGCCGTCGTCGACGATCACGACCCGGGTCCCCGTGAGGTCCAGCGGCGGCCTGTCCGCGCGGTAGCGGTCGAACTTCTCCTTCGCGGCGACCCGCTCGCGCTCGCGCTCGGCGGCGACGTACTCCTCGGTCAGATCGAGCGCGCCGATCAGTGACTCGTTGCGCCAGAGCGTCCCGTCGTCGGCGACTGCGGCGACCGCGAGTTCGGGGTTCCCGGGCGCGCCGATCTTCTTCGCCACCACCACGTCCAGTGGGACGCCCAGCGCGTCGGCGACCGGGCGACCGACCGGGAGTCCGCCCCGCGGGATCGCCAGCACCAGATCGGCGCCGAGCTCCTGCCGACGGAGTTCGTCGGCGAGCCGTTCGCCGGCTGACGTACGGTTAGTGAACATACGTCTAGATAGTTCGCTGACACGCTTAGCCGTTCGGGTCAGTCCTGTGGGTTCGGGTCCAGCCCGCCGTCGGCATCGGTGAGCGTCTCAGAGACCTGCGTGTAGGTCAACACCAGCGCCACCACGGCCAGTCCTGCGCCGACGGTAAACGGCGTCGAGAAGCCGCCGAGGTTGAACAGGACGCCGGAGGCCAGCGGCCCGACGGCCACCCCCAGTCCGAACGCCATCGTCAGCACCGACAGGGTGGTCCCGGAGCCGCGCTCGCCCGCGAGATCGCCGGCGAGCGCCAGCGACGGCGCGAACACGAGCGCGACGGCGATCCCCTGGACGAACCGCGCGGCCAGCATCAGCCACGGGTCCGTGACGACCCCCTGTGCGAACACCGACGGGACGAGGACGACGAAGCCGGCGACCACGAACGGCCGGCGGCCGATCCGGTCGCTCGCCCGGCCGATCGGCACCTGGAGGAGGACGTTCGCGATGACGACGGCCGCGAACTGGACGCTGAACATGAACGTCGACTCGTCCAGGCGCATCCGGATCGGGCCTTCCAGCGTGGCAAACAGCGCGATGGTCGTCGCCATCAGGAAGGTCCCGACGCCGAGGACGAACACCGAGTCGAGGCCCTGCCCGTCGGGGTCTCTGACCGCGATTGAGAGGTTCTTGCTCGCGGCGTCGGCGGCGACAGGGGGATCGGTGATGAGCAGTGCGACCAGCGCGAGGCTGACCAGGGCGCCGCCGACGGCGATCGCGAACGCGGCGTTGAACCCCGACAGCGCGGTCCCGAGCAGGTCGTACGTGACGACCCCCTCGGCGGCCAGCCCGCCCGTGATGACGATGCCGGCGACGATCGGCCCGAAGCCGAAGCCGATCAGCCGGAAGGTGTTGAACACGCCGAAGTTCCCGCCCCGCTCGCTGTCGCTCTCGGCGTAGTCGTTGACCAGCGCGATCGTCGCCGGGATCGTGAAGGCCGCGCCGACCCCCTGGAACGCCCGTGCACCCAGAACGGCCCAGTAACTCGACAGGAACGGGTAGGCCGCGCTCCCGATCGCAAAGAGGACGAGTCCGATCAACACGAACGCCCGTCGCCGACCGGTCCGATCGGAGAGTCGGCCCGTGAACGGCTGGCCGAAGCTGTTCAACAGGCCAAACAGGGAGAGTACGAGCCCGATGAGCGTCTCCTCCCGGAGGACGAACCCGAACAGTTCGGTGCCGACGATCCCGGTCAGAGTCACCTGCCCGCTGGCGATGTACAGCGGGAGGACGATGATGAGAAACGAGTTGCCCAGGGCGTCGGCCATCCGCGCGAACGCCAGAGTGAGGACCCGAGAGTCGGTGCCGAGGACCATCTACTGTGGCGGTAGGACTGGCCCGTGGTGAGGGTTCCGGTCGCCACGGCTATTCGGAGACGGCCCGAATTGCCCGGCGAAAGCGCGGTCACTCGACCGCCGACGCGGCTCAGATGTCTTCGGCCAACTGCTCGGCGATCCCGGTGTAGCCCGTCGGCGTCAGTGCCGACAGTTCGGCGCGGACGGACTCGTCGACATCGAGGTCGTCGATCATCGCCTGGAAGTCCGCCATCGTGACCTGCTGGCCGCGGGTGGCTTTCTTGACCTGCTCGTAGGCGTCTTCGAACCCTTCGCGGCGGAGGATCGTCTGGACCGCCTCGCCGATGATCTCCGGGGTCGCCTCCAGGTCCTCCCGCATCACCTGCTCGTTGGGGACGACCTTCGCCAGCCCGTTCTGGCACTTGCTGTAGCCGATGAGACAGTGGGCGAACGCCGCACCGACGTTGCGCTTGACCGTCGAGTCCGAGAGGTCACGCTGGAGGCGGGACTTGGTGACGTAATCACCGAGGAAGGTGAGATCCGAGTTTGCCTTCGAGAGGTTCCCCTCGCTGTTCTCGAAGTCGATGGGGTTGACCTTGTGGGGCATCGTCGAGGAGCCAGTCTCGCCTTCGACCGCCTCCTGACCGAGGTAGCGGTCCGAGACGTACAGCCACATGTCCAGGTCCATGTCGAGCAGGACGTTGTTCGCCCCGCGGAGCGCGTCGAAGACGGTCTGGAGGTCGTCACAGGGGTTGACCTGCGTGGTCAGCGGTTCGTGGTCCAGCCCGAGGTCCGCGACGAACGCCTTCGAGAACGCGGGCCAGTCCACGTCGGGGTAGGCGGCGTGGTGGGCGGCGTAGGTCCCCGAGGCGCCCGCGAGTTTCCCCGAGAGGGCGGCGGCGGCACGCTCGACCCGGCCGATGGCTTTCCCGAGTCGGGAGGCGTAGACGGCCATCTCCTTGCCGAAGGTCGTCGGCGTCGCGGGCTGGCCGTGTGTGCGGGCGAGCATCGGCACGTCGCCGTAGCCGTGGGCCATCTCGACGAGCGCGTCCCTGATCTCGCGCAGTTCCGGGACCAGCACGTCGGTCACTGCGGGCTTGACGAGCAGGCGGTGAGCGAGGTTGTTGACATCCTCGCTGGTCAGCCCGAAGTGGATCCAGTGGTCGGCGTCGAGCCCGTCGGGCATCCCCAGACGGACGAAGTACTCGACGGCTTTCACGTCGTGGTTCGTGGCGCTGTACTCGCCGTAGCCTTCCGTTTCGAGCTGTTTGACGACGCTCGCGTCTTCGTCGTCGAACTCCTCGTACAGCGCCCGCAGTGTCGCGCGCTGGTCCTCGCTGATCGACAGCGGCGTCGCGTCGAGAGCCGCGAGCGCGAGTAGGTACTCGACTTCGACCTGGACGCGGGCGCGCATCAGCGCCCGCTCGCTGGCGTACGGGACGAGCGGTTCGGTGTAGCGGGCGTAGCGGCCGTCGAGCGGCGAGACGGCGGCGAGTGGCCCTCTCTCGGTCATGCGAGAGGGGACGCGAGAGGCGCGAAAAAGCGTGTCGTTACGACTCGCTTGCCGCCTCGGCCGCTCCGGTCTGGCTCTCGGCCTGGCCGCCGTCGAGTTGGTTGTAGTGGTGCTTGTACCGGGAGAGTTTCCGGTAGAGCGCGTAGCCGACGAGGGCGTCGAAGACGACGACGAAGCCGACGAAGGTAAAGAGGTTCCAGAACCCCAACTGTGGGAGGTAGGTGACGGCGGTGTTGTAGACGGCGTGGATGATCGCGGCGATGAGGATGCCTTTCACGACGATCGGCCCCTTGCTCTCGGGGTTGAACTTCGCCAGGCCGAGGTAGTAGCCGGCAAACGAGGAGTACAGGACGTGGCCCGGCCCGACGAACGCGCGGCTCGTGGCCGTCTGGACCGCCGCCAGCACCGGCTCCATCGACTGGCCGGAACTGGCCTGGAGGTATCCCTGGGAGATGTACAGCAGGTTCTCGATGGTGGCGAACCCGAGGCCGGCGACAGCGCCGTACACCACGCCGTCGACGACGGCGTCGATGGTGTCGAAGGCGCCGACCCTGATTCCGAGCCACTTGACAGTTTCCTCGACGGGGCCGACGACGAGGAAGAAAAAGAGCGCCATCCCGACGACGGGAACGAACCCGAACAGCGGCTGCAACAGCGTGTTGAACAGCGCGGCGATGCTGGCGAAGATGATCGCCAGAACGAACGTGATCGCGAGCGGCTCGATCGGCTCGCGTATCGTCGGGTCGTCGTACCAGAGATAGCCGACGATCGCGAGCGCCGGCAGCGCCGACAGCGCCGCGAGCACGCCGACGGAGGGCTGGCGAACGACGAGCAGCACCGTCGCGGCCAACTGGGCGACGAACAGGAGGACGCCGACGGCGATGAGCAGCCACCGTCGGGAGGCGTGCAAGAACCCGTACAACGACACCGAGACTCGGTCGAGCGCCGACCGGGCGTCCCACGACGCGATGTCGTAGAGATCTGTCGAGCCGGACAACCCCGCCTTGACCGGATCGGTCTGGTCGTCTGTCACACCAGGGTAGTGACGAGCCTCCTACCTCAGGGTTCCGGCGAGCACGGTCGCTGTGGCGATCAGAACTCCAGCATCGTGTCCTCGGTGACGACGACATCCAGCAGTCGCGTCGGGACCTCGTCGTAGCCGGGGTTCTCGACCGCGAATCCCTCTGGCGGTTCGAGCATCACTTCCGAGGGCGAGCGGTACGTGTTCTGGAACGTGAACCCACCGCCGATGAACTTCGCGGAGGAGGCGACGACGGCGACGGGGACGCCCTGATCGGCGGCCGTGGCGACGATGGGGTAGGTTCCGATCCGGTTGTACATCCGGTCCTCGATGAGACAGTTCATGCCGACGAGGACGCGGTCGCACTTCCGCACGGCGTAGCCGGCGGCCCCGTCGACCACGAGCGTCACGTCGACGCCGTCGCGGTCGCGCAACTGCCGTGCCGTCCGCCGACCGAGATAGCGGGGCCGCGACTCGGTGACGTACAACTCGAACTGTTTCCCGTCGTCGAGGGCCTGTTCGAGCGTCGCCATCACCGTCGAGGAGTTCTCGTGTGTCAAGAGTACGTCGCCGTCCTCGATCAGCGTGGCCGCCCGCTCGGCCGCGGCGGCCTTACTGGACTCGACTTCTGTGACGACCTCATCGACGGCGGCTTCCAGCACCGCTTTGGCCGCCGCGACCGTGTCGGGGTCGGCCTCGGCCACCGCGTCGACGATCCGCTGTTGGGTCGTATACAGCGGCGCGTGCGAGCGGTTCGCCCGCTGGAGGGCGCCGCTGTTCCGTTCGAGGGTGCGCTGGAACTCCTCGACGCTGTGGGCCTCCCGGTCGACGAGGTCAAGCAGTGCCTTCGCGGCCTTTACGGCCACGATCGAGGCGCTCTGTGTGTCCATCTCCTCGATCTCTCGAACCGTCTCGTCGATCATGTCTGTTGGTGAGGGAGCACACGGTATAGCTGTTGGCTCGATTGGCCCCGCTTCGACCCGGTGTCAGGAGAGCCAGCCGTAGTCCGCGCCGGGCTCGCCAAAGCGCCCGTCGGGTGGGTCGTGGCGGTAGAAGTCCTGACCCAGCGCCACCCAGGCCAGCCCGTACAGGGCGGCCGCGGCCGGAACCGCCTCGTACAGGAGAAAGCCGATCGTCCCGATCGCCAGGACGACGCCGAGCCACGGGGGCTGGATGCGGGTCCGGACCAGCCCGGTAGCCATCAGCAGCGAGCCGACCGACAGGCCCAACCCGCCGATCGCCAGCGTCGCCTCGCCGCCGCCGGTCGCGAGCCTGAGCCCCTGGCCGATTCCGAACACGAGGGCGGCGAGGCCGCCCAGCCAGGCGCCGGCCGTCCCCGGCCGCTTCATACGCTGGCCGTAGAACTCCTCGACGGCGTAACAGCCCGCGACGACGCCAAGCGCCGAGACGACGATGGTGCCGACCACCGGGGCGGGTGTCCGGCCGAGGACGTGGGCCGCCCCCGCCCACCCCGTCCAGAGAAGGCCGCCGACGGCCGCGACAGCGCCCGCCCACTGACACCGGAGTTTCGACATACTGGCGTCTCGTCGGTCCGGGTACTAAGGCACGTCGACACGACACAGCCCACTCCGACGACCGCTGTCGGGGCCGGCCGTTCAGTCAGTCGGCTCCTCGCCGCCGTCGGTCTGTCCGATGGCGGTCGAGGTGCTATCGGGTGTCCGTCCGGGGAGCCAGTCACCGATGTTCGCGGCGACGTAGTCGCGGCCACCGAGTCCGAAGGCGATCCCGATGGCGAGCGCGACGCCGGCCGCGAGGCCCCAGGCTGCCGCCTGGGCGAAGGTGTTCAGAATCTGTACGTCGACGCCCATCGTCCCGAGGCCGATGATGACGGTGACGAAGTAGAGGAACGCGCGGAGCCCGTCGGCGAACACGTCGGTGTAGCCCGTGTCGGTCACCGTCTCGGTGTGGGCGACGATGTCGCTGAGGAAGTCGGCGAGGACGAACCCGATGACGATGATGAGCAACCCGGCGATGAGGGCCGGCAGGTACGACACCGCGTCGGCGATCCACTGCGAGAGGAGTTCGATGGCGAGCGCGTCCGCCGCCGCCAGGATGGCCAGCGCGTACACGAAGAAGGCCCCGATCCTGCCGAGACTCGTCGAGACCGCCCGCTCGCTCCCGCCGAGCGCGCCGCCCAGTGGCGTCTTCAGCACGAGGCGGTCGATCTCCGTCCGGTCGACGAGGCGACGGACGAGGCCCCCGACGAGTCGCCCGATGAACCAACCGATGACGAGGATGAGCACCGCGCCGACCAGCTGTGGGAGGAAGTCGACGAAACCGGCGATCGTCTCCCCGAGTAGCCCGGTGTCTAGCTGGAGCACGGACGGTTCTACGGATGGCATGGTGCCCGCTCCTACGCGACCTTTCGGTATTGTTATGTGTCCCGTATCTCGCACTGTCTGTGGCCGGTGCGTGCACGCGGTCTCCGGTCCGACAGGCGCCGGTCAGTCACACCGCGCTATCCGCGCGAAGAAGGGTCAGTAAACCTGGGATTTCCGGAACCGTGCCCGTCGGTTCCGGCGTTCGGTGGACGGACCACCCCCGTCAGATCGGGGCGTCTAGTCCCGCCTTGCCGACGGGTAAGCGAGGGGAACCGCCGGAGCGTCGGAGACGGGGGAGCACTGCCCGCGTGCTCGTGGCTCGTTCCGGGACGGAACGGAGTAACGGGTGCTTGGCCCGGCCACGGGGCTCTGTCCGAAGGCCACACGCGGCGTGTCTGCCTGTGCGCCGGGAGCCGTCCGAAGCCACCTCTCCCGATCCGCTGTGTCGAGTGGGGTGAGACGCCGGTACACGGGCGATTCACCGTCGTCGGTGTCAGCGGTCTCGGCGTCCGTTTCGCAACTACTTTGCGGGCTCCCCGCAGCCACTCAGATATGAAACTCGCCGGTATGGCCAGCAATCGTGGCCGGAACCTGCTGAACATCGCCGACCGCGCTCCGGGTGGGGCGGAGTTCGCGGTCGTGCTGACAAACGACGCCGACGCGCCCGTCCTCGACGACGCCGCCGAGCGGGGCATCCCGACGGAGGTCGTCGAGCGCGACCCCGACGAGGCCCGCGAGGCCCACGAGCGGCGTGTGCTCGACGCCCTGTCGGAGTACGACTTCGAGCTTGTCACGCTCGACGGCTACATGCGCATCCTCAGCGAGACGTTCCTCTCGGAGACGCCGACGACGCTGAACGTCCACCCCTCCCTGCTGCCGAACTTCGCGGGCATGGACGCCCACGAGCAGGTGCTCGACTCGGGCGTGAAGGTGTCGGGCTGTACGGTCCACGTCGTCGACGAGACGGTCGACGGCGGGCCGATCGTCACCCAGGAACCGATCCCCGTCTTCGAGGGCGACGACGAGGACTCGCTGAAAGAACGGGTCCTCTACGAGGGGGAGTTCACCGCCTACCCGCGAGCGGTCAAGTGGTTCGCCGGGGATCGGGTCACCGTCGAGGACGACGGCACCGTCACCGTCGAGGGCGACGAGGGCGGTGACTTCCCGGCCCGACGCATCGTCTCGGACGACCGCGCCGCCGACCTGCGCTACGGGGAGAACCCCCACCAGGACGCCGCGCTGTACGCCGACAGCACCGTCTCGGAGGCCAGCGTCGTCCACGCCGACCAGCTCAACGAGGGCGCGAAGGCGCTGTCGTACAACAACTACAACGACGCGGACGGCGCCCTGAACCTCATCAAGGAGTTCGACGAGCCCGCCGCGGCGGTCATCAAACACACCAACCCGGCCGGCTGTGCGACCGCCGACACGCTGGCCGAGGCCTACGCCGACGCGCTCTCGACCGACCCGATGAGCGCCTTCGGCGGCATCGTCGCCCTGAACCGCGAGTGCGACGCCGACACCGCAGAACAGATCATCGACTCGTTCAAGGAGGTCGTCGTCGCGCCGGGGTACACCGACGCCGCGCTGGACGTGCTCTTCGAGAAGGAGAACCTCCGAGTGCTCGATGTCAACGACAACTTCGAAGTCACCGACACGCTCACGGAGAAACCCCTCGTCGGCGGTCGCCTCGTCCAGGAGCGTGACACCCAGCATCTCACCGCCGACGACCTGGAGGTCGTCACTGAGCGCGAGCCGACCGACGACCAGATCGAGTCGATGCTGTTCGCCTGGCACACGCTGAAACACGTCAAATCGAATGGCATCCTCTTCGCCAAGGACACCGAGACGGTCGGGATCGGCATGGGACAGGTCTCCCGGGTCGACGCCGTCCGGCTGGCCGCGATGAAGGCCGACGAACACGCCGAGGGGAAAGACGCCGACGGCGCCGTGATGGCCTCGGACGCCTTCTTCCCGTTCCCGGACGGGATCGAGGAGGCCGCCGAGGCCGGGATCGAGGCGGTCATCCAGCCCGGCGGCTCGAAGAACGACGACTCGGTCATCGAGGCCGCGAACGAACACGACATGACGATGGTGTTCACCGGCCAGCGCAGCTTCCGGCACGACTGAACAGCACCACCCGTCGGCCCGAACCTCGTCCGGTCTCGAAAGCTGTTTGCCGCGGGCCGGTCAAGACGCCGGCTATGACAGACGATACAGACCGTGAACGGGCGGTCAGGGACGCGGTCGACCGTTCACAGAGCGGCGCACCGGCCGGCGGCCACGTCATCAGGGACCGGTTCTCCGCCGACGAGATCTTCCAGCGCATCATCGTCGCCGCTGACCACGAGGTGACCGCGTCACGGCGCGAACTGCTGGCCAGCGGGCTGGCTGCGGGCTTCGCGATCACCGTCACCTTCCTGTTGTACGCGTCGCTGTACGCGTCGACCGACGGCGATCCGGTCCTGAGCGCACTGCTGTACCCGCTCGGGTTCGTGTTCATCATCCTCGGGGACTACCAGCTCTACACGGAGAACACGCTCCCGCCGGTCGCGCTGACGCTGGAACGACTGGCGAGTCTCCCCCCTCCCTGTTCCGGATCTGGGGGCTGGTGCTCGTCGCCAACCTCGCCGGGGGGTGCGCTCGGTGCGTTCGCGCTCGCCTCGACCGGCGTGCTCTCGCCCGACGCGGCCCTGGCGGCCGAGGGGTTCGCCCGGAAGGCCATCGAGACGCCGTGGTGGACGCTGTTCTCGAAGGCCGTCTTCGCCGGGCTCATCGTGGCCGGCGTCGTCTGGGTCGACTACTCGCTGCGGGACAGCATCTCCAGGCTCGCCCTCGTCTACGTCTCCTTCCTGGCGATCCCCTTCGCGAACCTCTATCACGTGGTCGTCTCCGCGACGGAGATGCTGTATCTCGTGTTCATCGGCGAACTCAGCCTCGCGGTCGGGACCACGCAGTTCGTCCTACCGGTCCTGCTCGGGAACTCCATCGGCGGCGTCGTGCTCGTGACCGTGGTCAACTACTTCCAGACGACCGAGCGGCGACTGGCGAGCGCCCGCAAAGCCGGTCGGAAGCGACAGCTCACCGTCCGGGAGTGGCTTCTGGGCTCGTTCTCGGAGTCGGGCCGTTGGTACGTGCCGGTCAACGGCCACGAGGACGACTGAGTCCCAAACCCATATCTCCGACCTGCGAGTACGTCCCGACGTGCACTGGCTGAGGGAGAACCGCAACTGGCTGTTGTTCGCCGTCACCGTCCTCTCGGGACTGGGAGCAGTCGGCGTCGCCGTCGTCGGCCTGTTCACGACCCTGTCTGTCCTCCTCACCGGCGGGCCGATCCTCGGTATCGTCGCCGGTACCGTCTTCGGGTCGCTGGCCCTGTTCGGGCTGTGTGTCGTCTTCGGCGTCCGCCTGGTCACGTCGCTCGCGGCGTCGGCCTCGCTCCCGAAGAGTCAGCGGGTCGCCGACGGACTGGGTCGCCTGGAGCGGTTCGTCCCGCCGCTGTCGGCGCTCGGGCTCGCCGACCGGTTCGAACCGCCCGAGCCGACCGTCGAGGAGCGCCGCGAGGCGCTCACACAGCGCTACGTCGACGGGGAACTGAGCGAGGCGGAACTCGAAGCCCGGCTGCGGACACTTCTCGACGAGGAAGACGACGAACGGGACACCCCGTCGGCCCGTGCGGTCGCCGACGAGCGGGCCGTCGCCGAAGCCGGGCGGGACGGACGGGACCGGGGAACAGATCGCGGGGAGCGAGAACGGGAGACAGAGGAGCGTTAGTCGCCGGTCACGAACTCGGTGTCGCTCGACGTACCCAGACGTGCGGTCGCGCTCGTGCCGCGCTCGCCCCACCACTCGACGGTACAGACCGTCGCGCCGTCGCTGCGGGTGTGGTCGTCGATCGCGACGAAGCCGGTGTCGACGCCGAAGCGTTTTCCGATCCCGCGGACGACGCCCCGTTCGAAGGCGGCCGGATACGGGGTGTCACACACCAGGCGGCCGGTCCGCTCGCCGGTGCGGGTGAAGCTGTACCCGCCGGCTTCGCCCCGGTGGAGGTCCCGGTGGACGCCGTCGAGTCCGGCCAGCGCCGCGCCGACGCCGTCGACGCCGCCCGGCCAGTCCGTGACCCGAGGGAAGGTCACGCCGATCTGTTCGACGATGTTCCGGCCGGTCGTCGAGTGCAGGTCCTCGTACAGCGCCCGCACGTTCGCCAGCGGGTACCACTCGCCCCGCTCCGGCTCGGGGAGGCCGTTGCGTTCGAGGAGCAGTCGGGTCCGCTGTTCGAACCCGCCGCAGGTCTCGGTGATGGCTGCTCGAACGCACTCGACTGCCGTCGCGGATACCGTGGTGGCCTGTCCCGTCATCGTGTCCCCGACAACAGGCCCCAGGTCCCTCACCGTACGACCTCACCAGTTTGGACCGGCTCCGATCGCCTGGATACGGCCGCTGTCGTGCGGTTTCACTCCACAGCCCGTCGCTGGCACCTGTCGGGTGAACGACCGTACCTTACTGGTTAGTGTCCGATCCCCGGCCACCGTTGTTTTTGCTCCCCGGGCACCAAGCCAGAGGTATGAGCGACTACACGGTCGTCCGCATCGACATCGACAGCGACGTTGTCAGGCGGGCGGCGAGAGCGGTTCCCGGGGTCGAAGTGCCCGAGGAGTTCGACCCGGAGACAGAGCGCGTGACGCCGCTCCCCGGTCGGACCGACACAGTAGCCGACGACGCCGACGCGGTCGACGACGGTTCCGGTCGGGGCGGTCAGCCCCGGTCGCTGGTCGGCGAGTACGGCCTGCTCGCCGCGGCGGTCGCCATGATCGGCGCCGGCGTCGCGACCGCCGGCCTGTGGTGGTACCGGCGACGGAACCGCGACAGCGCCCCGACGCCCGAGACGGAGTTCGAGAGCCCTGCATGGGAGGAGACGGCCGTCGCCGCGACCGAGGACCAACCCGGTAGCACCGGGACCGTCCCGAACCCCGACGGGGTCCCCGGCGACCGGGTGGCCGGTGACGACGATACAGCGGTCGCCGGCGACGATTCGACCGGCGCCGGCCCGACGGAGTTCGACGCCCCGACCGTGGACACACCCACCGACGAACCCGATACCGACGCCGAACCGGACGCTAGCGAGGCCGAACGCGACGAACAGGGGGCGCCGACGGCAGAAGAGTCCTCGGAAGCGGCGACCGAGCGCGTCGTGGCGGCCGACACGACGGCGGAGTCGGCGAGCGAGTCCGACGCCGACAAGCCGGCGCCGTCAGCGGACGAGTCCGAACTCGCCGGCGACGGGAGTCTCGACCGGGCACCGCTCCTGGGTGTCGCCTTCGTCGCGCTGAGCGGTGCGGTGGTCCGCTGGCTCCAGCGGGAGTCGTAGGTCCGACAGGCTAAAGCGCGACGACGTGATTACCGCGAGCATGGAGTTCCACGAGGCCGCGAACTTCCTCTTCGAGTTGCGCCGGTTCGCCTCCCGGCCCGGCACCGACGCCACGCGGGACCTGCTGTCGGCGCTCGGGGACCCCCACGAGCGCATAGACTGTGTCCAGATCGCCGGGTCGAACGGGAAGGGATCGACCGCCCGCATGGTCGAACGGACCCTCCGGGAGGCCGGACTGGATGTCGGCCTCTACACCTCGCCACACCTCGACGATGTCCGCGAGCGCATCCGGGTCAACGGTCGTAAGATCCCCGAAGCAGCGCTCGTGGAGTACGCCGAGACGGTCGAACCGTACGTCACCGAACAGGGCGCCGTCGGCGAGTCGCCCACCTTCTTCGAGACGCTGACCGCGCTGGCGCTGTGGGAGTTCGACCGCCGGAACGTCGACATCGCCGTCCTGGAGGTCGGTATCGGCGGCAAGTACGACGCCACGAGCGTCGTCGACCCGATCGCCAGTACGGTCACCTCGGTGACGCTCGAACACACCGACATACTCGGGGACACCGTCGCCGAGATCGCGACCGACAAGGCCCACGTCGCGCCCGACGACGCTCCCCTCGTGACGGCGACGACCGGCGACGCGCT from Haloarcula pelagica carries:
- a CDS encoding MFS transporter yields the protein MVLGTDSRVLTLAFARMADALGNSFLIIVLPLYIASGQVTLTGIVGTELFGFVLREETLIGLVLSLFGLLNSFGQPFTGRLSDRTGRRRAFVLIGLVLFAIGSAAYPFLSSYWAVLGARAFQGVGAAFTIPATIALVNDYAESDSERGGNFGVFNTFRLIGFGFGPIVAGIVITGGLAAEGVVTYDLLGTALSGFNAAFAIAVGGALVSLALVALLITDPPVAADAASKNLSIAVRDPDGQGLDSVFVLGVGTFLMATTIALFATLEGPIRMRLDESTFMFSVQFAAVVIANVLLQVPIGRASDRIGRRPFVVAGFVVLVPSVFAQGVVTDPWLMLAARFVQGIAVALVFAPSLALAGDLAGERGSGTTLSVLTMAFGLGVAVGPLASGVLFNLGGFSTPFTVGAGLAVVALVLTYTQVSETLTDADGGLDPNPQD
- the purB gene encoding adenylosuccinate lyase, translated to MTERGPLAAVSPLDGRYARYTEPLVPYASERALMRARVQVEVEYLLALAALDATPLSISEDQRATLRALYEEFDDEDASVVKQLETEGYGEYSATNHDVKAVEYFVRLGMPDGLDADHWIHFGLTSEDVNNLAHRLLVKPAVTDVLVPELREIRDALVEMAHGYGDVPMLARTHGQPATPTTFGKEMAVYASRLGKAIGRVERAAAALSGKLAGASGTYAAHHAAYPDVDWPAFSKAFVADLGLDHEPLTTQVNPCDDLQTVFDALRGANNVLLDMDLDMWLYVSDRYLGQEAVEGETGSSTMPHKVNPIDFENSEGNLSKANSDLTFLGDYVTKSRLQRDLSDSTVKRNVGAAFAHCLIGYSKCQNGLAKVVPNEQVMREDLEATPEIIGEAVQTILRREGFEDAYEQVKKATRGQQVTMADFQAMIDDLDVDESVRAELSALTPTGYTGIAEQLAEDI
- a CDS encoding translation initiation factor eIF-2B is translated as MIDETVREIEEMDTQSASIVAVKAAKALLDLVDREAHSVEEFQRTLERNSGALQRANRSHAPLYTTQQRIVDAVAEADPDTVAAAKAVLEAAVDEVVTEVESSKAAAAERAATLIEDGDVLLTHENSSTVMATLEQALDDGKQFELYVTESRPRYLGRRTARQLRDRDGVDVTLVVDGAAGYAVRKCDRVLVGMNCLIEDRMYNRIGTYPIVATAADQGVPVAVVASSAKFIGGGFTFQNTYRSPSEVMLEPPEGFAVENPGYDEVPTRLLDVVVTEDTMLEF
- a CDS encoding phosphoribosyltransferase: MFTNRTSAGERLADELRRQELGADLVLAIPRGGLPVGRPVADALGVPLDVVVAKKIGAPGNPELAVAAVADDGTLWRNESLIGALDLTEEYVAAERERERVAAKEKFDRYRADRPPLDLTGTRVVIVDDGLATGATMRACLRRVVDGGAGSVVVAVPVGSPDTVAALESVADAVVALEQPPGFRAVGQYYRDFGQVSDEDAMAYLQ
- a CDS encoding PrsW family intramembrane metalloprotease: MTDDQTDPVKAGLSGSTDLYDIASWDARSALDRVSVSLYGFLHASRRWLLIAVGVLLFVAQLAATVLLVVRQPSVGVLAALSALPALAIVGYLWYDDPTIREPIEPLAITFVLAIIFASIAALFNTLLQPLFGFVPVVGMALFFFLVVGPVEETVKWLGIRVGAFDTIDAVVDGVVYGAVAGLGFATIENLLYISQGYLQASSGQSMEPVLAAVQTATSRAFVGPGHVLYSSFAGYYLGLAKFNPESKGPIVVKGILIAAIIHAVYNTAVTYLPQLGFWNLFTFVGFVVVFDALVGYALYRKLSRYKHHYNQLDGGQAESQTGAAEAASES
- a CDS encoding mechanosensitive ion channel family protein, with amino-acid sequence MPSVEPSVLQLDTGLLGETIAGFVDFLPQLVGAVLILVIGWFIGRLVGGLVRRLVDRTEIDRLVLKTPLGGALGGSERAVSTSLGRIGAFFVYALAILAAADALAIELLSQWIADAVSYLPALIAGLLIIVIGFVLADFLSDIVAHTETVTDTGYTDVFADGLRAFLYFVTVIIGLGTMGVDVQILNTFAQAAAWGLAAGVALAIGIAFGLGGRDYVAANIGDWLPGRTPDSTSTAIGQTDGGEEPTD
- the purH gene encoding bifunctional phosphoribosylaminoimidazolecarboxamide formyltransferase/IMP cyclohydrolase, whose amino-acid sequence is MKLAGMASNRGRNLLNIADRAPGGAEFAVVLTNDADAPVLDDAAERGIPTEVVERDPDEAREAHERRVLDALSEYDFELVTLDGYMRILSETFLSETPTTLNVHPSLLPNFAGMDAHEQVLDSGVKVSGCTVHVVDETVDGGPIVTQEPIPVFEGDDEDSLKERVLYEGEFTAYPRAVKWFAGDRVTVEDDGTVTVEGDEGGDFPARRIVSDDRAADLRYGENPHQDAALYADSTVSEASVVHADQLNEGAKALSYNNYNDADGALNLIKEFDEPAAAVIKHTNPAGCATADTLAEAYADALSTDPMSAFGGIVALNRECDADTAEQIIDSFKEVVVAPGYTDAALDVLFEKENLRVLDVNDNFEVTDTLTEKPLVGGRLVQERDTQHLTADDLEVVTEREPTDDQIESMLFAWHTLKHVKSNGILFAKDTETVGIGMGQVSRVDAVRLAAMKADEHAEGKDADGAVMASDAFFPFPDGIEEAAEAGIEAVIQPGGSKNDDSVIEAANEHDMTMVFTGQRSFRHD